The following proteins are encoded in a genomic region of Aquifex aeolicus VF5:
- the murB gene encoding UDP-N-acetylmuramate dehydrogenase has translation MNEKFLVEAFAGTPLKDLIRFSVKENIRNFYKLLGFPASVGGAVSMNAGAFGVEISDFLKEVYFVDWEGKLQKAKRDELSFSYRKSPFPELGIVYKVVFELGKSEENILPKYEKIRRIRKEKQPINFPTSGSTFKNPKGNFAGKLLEEVSLKGFRLKNVGFSEKHANFLVNYGGGTFSEVVDLINIAKERVYENFGIVLEEEVKLIESSGSDGWKVLGA, from the coding sequence GCATTTGCTGGAACTCCTTTAAAGGATTTAATAAGGTTTAGTGTAAAGGAAAATATAAGGAATTTCTACAAACTTCTCGGTTTTCCGGCAAGTGTCGGGGGAGCGGTCAGTATGAACGCGGGAGCTTTCGGAGTTGAGATATCGGATTTTTTAAAAGAAGTTTACTTCGTGGATTGGGAGGGGAAACTCCAAAAAGCAAAAAGGGATGAACTGAGTTTCTCTTACAGAAAGTCACCTTTTCCGGAACTTGGAATAGTTTACAAAGTGGTTTTTGAGCTTGGAAAAAGTGAAGAAAATATACTTCCCAAGTACGAAAAAATAAGAAGAATAAGGAAAGAAAAACAGCCTATAAACTTTCCAACCAGCGGTTCTACCTTCAAAAATCCTAAAGGTAATTTTGCTGGAAAACTTCTGGAAGAAGTAAGTTTAAAAGGTTTTAGACTTAAAAACGTGGGATTTTCCGAAAAACACGCTAACTTCCTTGTGAATTACGGAGGGGGAACATTTTCGGAAGTGGTGGATTTGATAAACATTGCAAAAGAAAGGGTTTACGAAAACTTCGGTATAGTATTGGAGGAGGAGGTAAAACTGATTGAGAGTAGTGGTTCTGATGGGTGGAAGGTCCTCGGAGCGTGA
- a CDS encoding YjbH domain-containing protein, giving the protein MGIGGDYVWKRKPDVFLGVRKDWDFYDFYVSAYYMTQKPQLLFSVKAGRFLVGDKGVRIEVSRIVKGFEVGFWYTYSDTSDFTGPNKNYHDKGVFVRIPLRIFNLRDVKQIASFSLAPWSRDIGQLAGRPFDLYRKIYEKLPFYVKQNAAEKE; this is encoded by the coding sequence TTGGGGATAGGGGGAGATTACGTCTGGAAAAGGAAGCCAGACGTGTTTTTAGGTGTTAGAAAAGACTGGGATTTTTACGATTTTTACGTATCGGCTTATTACATGACTCAAAAACCACAACTGTTGTTTAGTGTGAAAGCAGGTAGATTTCTGGTCGGTGATAAAGGTGTACGAATAGAAGTATCAAGAATAGTCAAAGGTTTTGAAGTTGGGTTCTGGTATACATACTCAGACACTTCAGACTTTACGGGACCTAATAAAAATTACCACGACAAAGGGGTTTTTGTACGTATACCACTTAGAATATTTAATCTAAGAGATGTAAAACAAATAGCTTCTTTTTCTTTAGCTCCTTGGAGCAGGGATATAGGACAATTAGCAGGAAGACCCTTCGACCTTTACAGAAAGATATACGAAAAATTACCTTTCTATGTAAAGCAGAATGCAGCAGAAAAAGAATAA
- a CDS encoding helix-turn-helix domain-containing protein encodes MSRNTFYKWLKRYEKDGLAGLYDKPKAPVNTRKPTIRNKCKERVDKALYNLRP; translated from the coding sequence ATATCAAGAAACACATTCTATAAATGGCTAAAAAGATATGAAAAAGATGGACTTGCAGGTCTTTACGATAAACCTAAAGCTCCAGTAAACACAAGAAAACCAACCATAAGAAACAAATGCAAAGAAAGGGTGGATAAAGCTTTATATAACCTTAGACCTTAA
- a CDS encoding glycosyltransferase family 4 protein, which yields MNSIYIDGLFYKGSGIGRYYEFSIQELSQYAIIYIYVPMKFKNEFYQQFGNNDKIVPISTKYEKFSLKGLLIQSKILKSLENKVYLFFFPHINLPLYISQNTVVTVHDLRPFTEYWDRGEFKKLIIKKLFFDRAIKYSKAIISISKTTKNDLLKFYSEVQNKIVVIYETFSINKKSTETKQNIVGDYLLYVGQFKKHKNLDRLLKAFSMIKNKIKCKLVIAGKKDNIDIYNSIKSLNLGDRVVVIKNPSDGELINLYKNAKFFISPSLYEGFGLPPLESLNYDVPVILSDIPVFREIYEDIAIYFNPFSEENIAEKIIFALSNYNSIKQKTVSEKDKIFNKFEKRKIVKQYLELFNKIIKGELA from the coding sequence ATGAACAGTATCTACATTGACGGACTATTTTATAAAGGCTCCGGGATAGGAAGATATTATGAGTTTTCGATTCAAGAATTAAGCCAATATGCAATCATTTATATATATGTTCCAATGAAATTTAAAAACGAATTTTATCAACAATTCGGCAATAATGATAAAATTGTTCCAATATCCACCAAATATGAAAAATTTTCCTTAAAGGGACTCCTTATCCAATCTAAAATTTTGAAAAGTCTTGAAAATAAAGTTTATTTGTTTTTCTTTCCTCACATAAATCTACCTCTTTATATATCACAAAATACTGTTGTAACCGTTCATGATCTAAGACCTTTCACAGAGTATTGGGATAGAGGAGAATTCAAAAAACTTATTATTAAAAAGCTTTTTTTTGATAGAGCAATTAAGTATTCAAAGGCTATAATATCTATATCAAAAACAACTAAAAACGACTTACTAAAATTTTATTCCGAAGTTCAAAATAAGATTGTGGTTATTTATGAAACATTTAGTATTAATAAAAAATCAACAGAGACAAAACAAAATATTGTTGGGGATTATCTGCTCTATGTAGGGCAGTTTAAAAAACATAAAAATTTAGATAGATTGCTTAAAGCTTTTTCTATGATCAAAAATAAAATTAAATGCAAGCTTGTAATAGCAGGAAAAAAAGATAATATAGATATCTATAATTCTATCAAAAGCCTCAATCTTGGTGATCGTGTTGTGGTTATAAAAAATCCTTCCGATGGCGAGTTGATAAATTTATATAAAAATGCTAAATTTTTCATTTCTCCTTCTTTATATGAAGGTTTTGGTTTACCACCCCTTGAAAGTTTAAATTATGATGTCCCTGTAATATTGTCTGATATACCAGTATTTAGGGAAATATACGAAGATATAGCAATTTATTTTAATCCTTTTTCAGAAGAAAATATTGCTGAAAAGATAATTTTTGCACTTTCCAATTATAATAGCATAAAACAAAAAACTGTATCTGAAAAAGATAAAATTTTCAATAAATTTGAAAAAAGAAAAATAGTAAAGCAGTATCTGGAGCTTTTTAACAAAATTATAAAAGGTGAATTAGCGTGA
- a CDS encoding glycosyltransferase family 4 protein: MKVLHLGKLCPPNEGGIEVFSYDLLEYLNSKGIKADLLCFGNRTFNDAYRGFNFFSCKMNVKLNSAPLSYDFVKTFKKIEKNYDIIHVHSPNPLAEILSLFSHKKVVAHWHSDIVRQKFTYFFYKPFQHMYLKKAIRIICTSPQYLQTSKQLEGFRNKAVVIPLGLNPKRLMSDYVDEKFKDFIELKNKGRKIVLSIGRLVEYKGYKYLIEAAKYINNNISIVIAGSGPLFQSLEEKIETLNLKEKVFLFGRINNVSLYMKNCDVFCLPSITRNEAFGLVLVEALYFGKPLITTDVEGSGISYVNQNGITGLVVKPKDPKALAEAINKILKNENLYKQFSENAKKRFKEFEISNIGDKILNLYEEVLK, from the coding sequence GTGAAAGTCTTACATCTTGGGAAGCTATGTCCTCCGAATGAAGGAGGAATAGAAGTTTTTTCATACGACTTACTTGAATACTTAAACTCAAAAGGTATAAAAGCAGATTTACTATGTTTTGGAAATAGAACATTTAATGACGCTTATAGAGGTTTTAACTTTTTTTCCTGCAAAATGAATGTCAAACTAAATTCGGCTCCACTTTCCTATGACTTTGTAAAAACTTTTAAGAAAATAGAAAAAAACTATGACATAATACACGTTCATTCTCCTAATCCATTGGCAGAAATTTTGTCTCTTTTTTCTCATAAAAAAGTGGTGGCTCACTGGCACTCAGATATTGTCAGGCAAAAATTTACATACTTTTTTTATAAACCATTTCAACATATGTATTTGAAAAAAGCAATTAGAATAATCTGTACATCTCCACAATATTTACAAACTTCAAAGCAATTAGAAGGTTTTAGGAATAAAGCAGTAGTAATTCCCTTAGGCTTAAATCCCAAAAGATTGATGAGCGACTACGTAGATGAAAAATTTAAAGATTTTATTGAGTTGAAAAATAAAGGAAGAAAAATAGTTCTCTCAATAGGAAGACTGGTAGAGTATAAAGGGTATAAATACTTAATAGAAGCTGCAAAATATATAAATAACAACATCTCAATAGTTATCGCGGGTTCGGGACCTTTATTTCAATCATTAGAAGAAAAAATCGAAACATTGAATTTAAAGGAAAAGGTTTTTCTATTCGGAAGAATTAATAATGTGAGCCTTTACATGAAAAATTGTGATGTATTTTGTCTACCTTCTATCACCAGAAACGAAGCTTTTGGTCTGGTATTAGTAGAAGCATTATACTTTGGTAAACCTCTTATAACTACAGACGTTGAAGGCTCCGGTATAAGCTATGTTAATCAAAACGGTATAACAGGTTTAGTAGTAAAACCAAAAGACCCAAAAGCACTGGCAGAAGCCATTAATAAAATTTTAAAAAATGAAAATTTATATAAACAATTTAGTGAAAATGCTAAAAAACGTTTCAAAGAATTTGAGATATCAAATATAGGAGATAAAATATTAAATTTGTACGAGGAGGTTTTAAAATGA
- a CDS encoding SDR family oxidoreductase, with translation MNGKAGASSKGGNFVYTIIRKAKAGEPLRVVDDIYMSPTYTLDAAKEIWKILLENKPYGIYHVTNSGYCSWYEFAVKILEYSGLKTDIKPVRHTEFKTKANRPLWSPLASKRGIKLRNWEEALKDFINAISINNLSY, from the coding sequence ATGAATGGGAAGGCCGGTGCAAGCAGTAAAGGTGGAAATTTTGTGTATACAATAATTCGCAAAGCTAAGGCAGGAGAACCGCTAAGGGTGGTTGATGATATATACATGTCTCCTACCTATACCTTAGATGCTGCAAAAGAGATATGGAAAATTTTACTTGAAAATAAACCTTACGGTATATACCACGTTACAAACTCAGGATACTGCTCATGGTATGAGTTTGCTGTCAAGATACTCGAATACTCTGGATTGAAAACGGATATAAAACCTGTAAGACATACAGAATTTAAGACTAAAGCAAATAGACCACTGTGGAGCCCTTTAGCAAGTAAAAGGGGAATAAAACTGAGAAACTGGGAAGAAGCTTTAAAGGATTTTATAAATGCTATTTCCATTAATAACCTTTCTTATTAG
- a CDS encoding MraY family glycosyltransferase: MSAFPVFFSGLLEDITKKVSPKWRLLIGFISGILAFYLISAKVTRVDIPFVDSLLSIPLISLLFTAFALAGVSHAFNIIDGFNGLASGVAMLVFGAYAYVSFLHNDLFLVYLNLLLIAATLGFFLWNYPFGLIFLGDGGAYFLGFCAGAIGAILVNKYPDISPWFPMLLVIYPVWETLFSIYRRKFLKDYPPHMPDALHFHQLLYRRLLKFTLGSNIEPFKRNSYTSPFLWVMELICLVPAVLFWDNTPILMLFTFAFIVFYTWLYFRIVKFKTPKIFRIK, encoded by the coding sequence ATGTCTGCCTTCCCCGTTTTTTTCAGCGGACTTCTTGAGGATATAACAAAAAAAGTTTCCCCGAAATGGAGATTACTTATAGGATTTATTTCGGGAATACTTGCGTTTTATTTGATTTCCGCAAAAGTAACAAGAGTAGATATTCCTTTTGTAGATAGCCTCCTTTCCATACCTCTTATTTCTCTTTTATTTACTGCTTTTGCTCTGGCAGGTGTTTCCCATGCTTTTAACATAATTGACGGTTTTAACGGTCTTGCCTCGGGTGTTGCAATGCTCGTTTTTGGAGCTTACGCTTACGTGTCTTTTTTACATAATGATCTTTTCCTCGTTTACTTAAATCTTCTTCTTATCGCTGCTACCTTAGGATTCTTTCTGTGGAATTATCCCTTCGGGCTTATATTCCTCGGGGACGGAGGAGCTTACTTTTTAGGTTTCTGTGCGGGAGCCATAGGAGCTATTCTAGTAAATAAATATCCTGACATTTCTCCCTGGTTTCCCATGTTGCTTGTTATTTATCCTGTATGGGAGACTTTATTTTCCATATACAGAAGAAAATTTCTTAAAGATTATCCACCACATATGCCCGATGCACTTCATTTCCATCAATTGCTTTACAGGAGACTCCTTAAATTTACTCTAGGTTCAAACATAGAACCTTTTAAAAGGAATTCATACACTTCACCCTTCCTGTGGGTTATGGAACTTATATGTTTAGTTCCAGCGGTTCTATTTTGGGATAATACTCCTATCTTGATGCTTTTCACATTTGCTTTCATAGTTTTTTATACATGGCTTTACTTCAGAATAGTCAAGTTTAAAACTCCGAAAATCTTTAGAATTAAATAA
- the murB gene encoding UDP-N-acetylmuramate dehydrogenase, which produces MLFLKNVPLQNLTTIKIGGRVSFYAEPSDLKEISLCIDFSKSRDIPLFVLGNGSNTIFGDVRGLVVNLKNLKGFKVKEIKGKFFVEAFSGTPLKDLIRFSVKENVKSFYKLLGFPASVGGAVSMNAGAFGVEISDFLKEVYFVDWEGKLQKAKRDELNFSYRKSPFPKLGIVFKVVFEFERSKENILPKYEKIRRIRKEKQPINLPTSGSTFKNPEGNFAGKLLEKAGLKGFRLKNVGFSEKHANFLVNYGGGTFSEVVDLINIAKERVYENFGIVLEEEVKLIESSGSDGWKVLGA; this is translated from the coding sequence ATGCTCTTCCTAAAGAACGTTCCCCTTCAGAACCTTACGACTATAAAAATAGGGGGAAGGGTATCCTTTTACGCAGAGCCTTCCGATCTAAAGGAAATTTCCCTATGTATTGATTTTTCAAAATCCCGAGACATTCCTCTTTTTGTTTTGGGTAACGGTTCTAATACTATTTTCGGTGACGTAAGAGGGCTCGTTGTAAATTTAAAAAACTTAAAAGGTTTTAAAGTAAAAGAAATTAAAGGGAAATTTTTTGTAGAAGCTTTTTCCGGAACGCCTTTAAAGGATTTAATAAGGTTTAGTGTAAAGGAAAATGTAAAGAGTTTTTACAAACTTCTCGGTTTTCCGGCAAGTGTCGGGGGAGCGGTTAGTATGAACGCCGGGGCTTTTGGGGTTGAGATATCGGATTTTTTAAAGGAAGTTTACTTCGTAGATTGGGAGGGGAAACTCCAAAAAGCAAAAAGGGATGAACTGAATTTTTCTTACAGAAAATCGCCTTTTCCAAAACTTGGAATAGTTTTCAAAGTAGTTTTTGAGTTTGAAAGAAGTAAAGAAAATATACTTCCCAAGTACGAAAAAATAAGAAGAATAAGGAAAGAAAAGCAACCTATAAACCTTCCAACCAGCGGTTCTACCTTCAAAAATCCGGAGGGTAATTTCGCGGGAAAGCTTCTGGAAAAAGCAGGTTTAAAAGGTTTTAGACTTAAAAACGTAGGATTTTCCGAAAAACACGCTAACTTCCTTGTAAACTACGGAGGTGGAACTTTTTCGGAAGTGGTAGATTTAATAAATATTGCAAAGGAAAGGGTTTACGAAAACTTCGGTATAGTATTGGAGGAGGAGGTAAAGCTGATTGAGAGTAGTGGTTCTGATGGGTGGAAGGTCCTCGGAGCGTGA
- a CDS encoding D-alanine--D-alanine ligase family protein, translating to MRVVVLMGGRSSEREISLKTGKAVAKALRELGHEVYELDLDKELPCKLLEIKPDKVFIALHGRYGEDGTVQGLLEILDIPYTGSDTIASAVSIDKDFTKRIVKSLGINTPDWETFISEGDVLNTEWNKFPAVVKPVREGSSVGLKIVESLEELKEYALDLLKKTERVMVEEFVEGRDMTVGILKGEALPVVEIIPKKGVYDYECKYTKGMSEYRILKDEKLSKKLQEISLKISKFLSLKDFARIDFRVTKEGKIFFLEVNTIPGMTELSLLPMAAKEKGMDFKKLISIIIT from the coding sequence TTGAGAGTAGTGGTTCTGATGGGTGGAAGGTCCTCGGAGCGTGAAATATCCTTGAAAACGGGAAAGGCCGTTGCAAAGGCATTAAGAGAACTGGGGCACGAAGTTTACGAGCTTGACCTTGATAAGGAACTTCCCTGTAAACTCCTCGAAATAAAGCCCGATAAAGTATTTATAGCCCTTCACGGAAGGTACGGAGAGGACGGAACCGTGCAGGGATTGCTGGAGATTTTAGACATACCTTACACGGGTTCGGATACGATAGCTTCCGCTGTATCTATAGACAAGGACTTTACAAAGAGAATAGTAAAAAGCCTTGGTATAAACACACCTGACTGGGAAACGTTCATTTCGGAGGGAGATGTTCTAAATACAGAATGGAATAAATTTCCCGCGGTGGTAAAGCCGGTAAGAGAAGGATCAAGCGTTGGGCTGAAAATAGTGGAAAGTCTTGAAGAATTAAAAGAGTACGCCTTAGACCTCCTTAAAAAAACCGAAAGGGTTATGGTTGAGGAATTCGTGGAAGGGAGGGACATGACTGTAGGGATACTGAAAGGGGAAGCCCTTCCCGTTGTGGAAATAATACCTAAAAAAGGAGTTTACGACTACGAGTGTAAGTACACAAAAGGTATGAGCGAGTACAGAATTTTAAAAGATGAAAAATTATCTAAAAAACTCCAGGAAATCTCCCTCAAAATTTCTAAATTTCTCTCTTTAAAGGACTTTGCAAGAATTGACTTCAGAGTGACAAAAGAAGGTAAAATATTTTTCTTAGAGGTAAATACCATACCAGGGATGACTGAACTCAGTCTCCTTCCTATGGCAGCGAAAGAAAAAGGTATGGACTTTAAAAAATTAATATCTATAATTATCACTTAA